In Aspergillus nidulans FGSC A4 chromosome IV, a single window of DNA contains:
- a CDS encoding PLAC8 family protein (transcript_id=CADANIAT00000240) produces the protein MAAFEKTYRSTPINPPLYQDASPEAKNITYKKDWNYSLLDCCSPGSLCFLTCCLPCLTFGRTQARAQDPTLKSYSSINSECLIFTGLTLCWSQWIIQTIRRGEMRERHGISGSCCGDCCATFWCGCCTLVQEEKEMELRTRPELTGYQGTPQMAYP, from the exons ATGGCTGCCTTCGAGAAAACATACCGCTCAACGCCAATCAACCCCCCGCTATACCAGGATGCTTCGCCTGAGGCCAAGAATATTACCTACAAGAAGGACTGGAATTACTCGCTCTTGGACTGCTGTTCTCCAGGCTCGTTGT GCTTCCTGACGTGCTGCCTTCCCTGCCTCACCTTCGGACGAACTCAAGCCAGGGCCCAGGACCCAACTCTCAAGAGCtacagcagcatcaactcCGAG TGTCTGATCTTCACCGGCCTCACCCTCTGCTGGTCCCAATGGATCATTCAAACAATCCGACGTGGCGAGATGCGCGAAAGGCACGGTATCAGCGGCTCTTGCTGTGGGGACTGCTGCGCAACCTTCTGGTGCGGATGCTGTACCCTCGtccaggaggagaaggagatggagttgcGCACGAGGCCAGAGCTGACGGGGTATCAAGGTACGCCGCAGATGGCGTATCCATGA
- a CDS encoding Zn(II)2Cys6 transcription factor domain-containing protein (transcript_id=CADANIAT00000241), translating to MASRLVNSYTASQSRKSHKKSRLGCGNCKRRRIKCDEKKPECSNCLRHSVYCDYKNATGDERGAELCRQPSDACDSAPEQQADDSYTFISSNQTHFKPPKRRHARRNVTPMQVELQIPAPEPCAAVANKPFNFSATDMVLFHHLISSKDLGGSNRMAISQFTRLGFSFHYLLHLLLAISSFHLARHGGDDHLSQIAGHSGDYLAEGERHYSLAVGVVAAQIPSLGKENGLALYAAALLIFLCSVARGPQPLEYLAFRDDGQAGSLALFMGVRTVLETCTASFAIDASLMHAADHKEPSSDGEGKLNSWARNPTVLNEYSSELSQLSQILLTVPSNCDAASYHQAFEHLQCIYQSLYSPDSKLNELDLWPTIFGWLYTLPSPFLTALQCRESVSLVLFSFFLVLLKELDSAWFLRDWPEHILIGILHNLESSHQPFIRWPMEVLKCPSY from the exons ATGGCCTCAAGGCTTGTTAACTCATATACGGCGAGCCAGTCCAGAAAGTCTCACAAAAAATCCCGTCTTGGTTGCGGGAATTGCAAGCGGCGCAGGATAAAG TGTGACGAGAAAAAGCCTGAATGCAGCAACTGCCTGCGACACTCTGTTTACTGTGACTATAAAAATGCTACAGGAGACGAAAGAGGTGCCGAACTATGCCGTCAGCCATCAGATGCATGTGATTCTGCACCCGAGCAACAGGCGGACGATTCGTATACCTTTATTTCCTCCAACCAGACGCACTTCAAGCCTCCAAAGCGACGGCATGCTAGGCGCAATGTCACACCAATGCAGGTGGAGCTGCAGATACCGGCACCAGAGCCGTGTGCTGCTGTGGCAAACAAACCGTTCAACTTCTCAGCCACTGACATGGTGTTATtccatcatctcatctccTCGAAAGATCTAGGCGGCTCAAATCGAATGGCAATTAGCCAATTCACCCGACTCGGCTTCTCGTTCCATTACCTCTTGCACTTACTGCTCGCAATTTCCAGCTTCCATCTCGCGCGCCACGGGGGCGATGATCATCTGAGCCAGATAGCAGGGCACAGTGGCGACTATCTCGCCGAAGGTGAGCGGCACTATTCTCTAGCTGTTGGTGTAGTTGCTGCGCAGATTCCGTCTTtgggaaaagaaaatggTCTTGCACTTTATGCGGCCGCGCTTCTCATCTTTCTGTGTTCGGTTGCAAGGGGACCGCAGCCGCTGGAGTACTTGGCCTTTCGGGACGATGGCCAGGCAGGATCTCTGGCTCTCTTCATGGGCGTAAGGACAGTCCTGGAGACTTGTACCGCGAGCTTTGCCATTGACGCCTCTCTGATGCATGCTGCGGACCACAAAGAGCCGTCCTCAGACGGGGAGGGCAAACTCAACAGTTGGGCGAGAAACCCCACAGTCCTCAATGAATACAGCAGTGAACTGTCACAGCTCAGCCAGATACTTCTCACTGTCCCCTCGAACTGTGATGCCGCAAGCTATCACCAGGCATTTGAGCACCTCCAGTGCATTTATCAGTCTTTATACAGCCCCGATTCTAAGTTAAACGAGCTAGACCTCTGGCCGACGATCTTTGGCTGGCTTTATACTTTACCAAGCCCGTTCCTCACAGCATTGCAATGCAGAGAATCAGTTTCACTAGTTTTgttttccttctttctcgtGCTCCTCAAGGAACTCGACTCAGCATGGTTCCTTCGCGACTGGCCGGAACATATACTGATTGGGATATTGCACAACCTGGAGTCTTCCCACCAGCCTTTCATTCGCTGGCCAATGGAGGTCTTGAAGTGCCCCTCGTATTGA
- a CDS encoding fungal specific transcription factor domain-containing protein (transcript_id=CADANIAT00000242) translates to MFQAGEPASCITYHQYGQRCTGNAPCRNCRQRINEHGPQVDGESGEDDYHKKLLTDIFRTIQSTDEAGSQPLLDLIRNGATFPEVRCWLDQTLRGGPMPNQASTTDVRDSKLRAGYEVESGAPPFRSKVMDIHYLCDSAPVKVPAKPWTTVTDDDGLVSHLVSLYFTWDYPFYAFVDPAILIRHMREGNMQSDFCSPFLVNALLANACANEIQHYSHYSEAYAVPGDVKTKGTDFLAEAERHLQNNRFEKGSVVRLASIQATLLLYERYSMVGDDDHGYIMLNQAVEMAEALGIINSPQLDLNNSQMSEEMIRSVQQTAWGLFQIDTIVHTNFLRKSAVKDVSIPRLDRETSKPSDKWVAYPLNKPDRPSWLSQAFDEACKLSYIARDMSSTLIPKADDPAGNTAEQKWELYNKLRHWEENLPATFSLAERPAPHIILLRMRYHALLINLYCDWFEGKPPFNAITGEVNQEPSTQVADAQALDIALASAREIATLTRLHKAEYGMERAHQFAMYAILLALFTFLEQNSFNVLDHDFLLLTSTFSIIASRSQVGMHLFHIFRHSVKFRLQCGQWESSVDMPPELNELFFKNTSPEIPDRWNHYAEGLQKLADNGEYIGSLDGRWQSHAASGINDMLRKYETLSVGRVDELTWKDQSAGFGFSPSPA, encoded by the exons ATGTTTCAAGCAGGCGAACCAGCCTCTTGCATTACTTATCATCAGTACGGCCAGCGTTGCACCGGGAATGCCCCGTGCCGCAACTGTCGACAGCGCATCAACGAGCATGGGCCGCAAGTTGACGGTGAATCAGGCGAAGACGACTACCACAAGAAGCTGCTGACCGATATCTTTCGAACCATTCAGTCGACTGACGAAGCAGGGTCCCAGCCACTACTCGATTTGATCCGCAACGGGGCCACATTCCCCGAGGTACGGTGCTGGCTGGACCAGACCTTAAGGGGGGGCCCGATGCCGAACCAAGCCTCGACCACGGATGTCAGAGACTCGAAGCTGCGCGCTGGATATGAGGTGGAGAGCGGCGCGCCCCCATTTCGGTCAAAGGTTATGGATATCCATTACCTGTGTGATTCCGCGCCCGTAAAAGTGCCCGCGAAGCCGTGGACGACAGTAACAGATGATGACGGATTGGTGTCGCATTTGGTTTCGCTGTATTTTACTTGGGACTATCCATTTTACGCCTTTGTCGATCCCGCCATTCTAATTAGGCACATGCGCGAGGGGAACATGCAGAGTGATTTCTGTAGCCCATTTCTCGTCAATGCGCTTCTTGCAAATGCTTGT GCTAATGAAATCCAGCATTATTCGCACTACTCCGAGGCTTATGCGGTACCAGGCGACGTCAAGACGAAAGGGACGGATTTTCTAGCGGAGGCTGAGAGGCATCTGCAGAATAATCGCTTTGAAAAAGGATCGGTCGTCCGACTGGCATCTATACAAGCCACACTGCTGCTATATGAAAG GTATTCAATGGTAGGGGACGATGATCATGGGTATATTATGCTCAACCAGGCGGTCGAGATGGCAGAGGCGCTGGGGATAATCAACAGCCCGCAGCTCGATCTGAACAACTCGCAAATGTCGGAAGAGATGATCAGATCGGTCCAGCAAACGGCATGGGGTTTGTTTCAGATCGATACGATTGTGCACACCAATTTCCTGCGAAAAAGTGCTGTAAAGGACGTCAGCATTCCACGGCTTGACCGTGAGACCTCAAAACCTTCGGACAAATGGGTGGCGTATCCATTGAACAAGCCTGACCGACCATCGTGGCTGAGTCAGGCATTTGATGAAGCATGCAAGCTGTCTTACATCGCAAGGGACATGTCTTCCACGCTCATCCCCAAAGCCGATGACCCTGCGGGGAACACGGCTGAACAGAAATGGGAGCTCTACAATAAGCTACGGCACTGGGAGGAAAACCTGCCGGCCACCTTCAGTCTGGCCGAGAGGCCGGCGCCGCATATCATCCTGCTACG GATGCGGTATCATGCCCTATTGATAAATCTATATTGCGACTGGTTCGAAGGCAAGCCACCATTTAACGCCATCACGGGCGAGGTAAACCAAGAACCTTCGACGCAGGTCGCCGACGCCCAGGCCCTGGATATTGCGCTCGCCTCAGCCCGTGAGATTGCCACTCTGACCCGACTACATAAAGCCGAGTATGGAATGGAACGCGCCCACCAATTCGCCATGTACGCCATCCTGCTCGCCCTCTTCACCTTTCTCGAACAAAACTCATTTAACGTCCTCGACCACGACTTCCTTTTACTGACCAGTACATTTTCAATCATTGCCTCCCGATCCCAGGTCGGCATGCATCTATTCCACATCTTTCGACATTCAGTGAAATTCCGGCTGCAGTGCGGCCAATGGGAGAGCTCGGTGGATATGCCGCCCGAGCTGAATGAGCTGTTCTTCAAGAATACATCGCCCGAGATTCCAGACCGGTGGAACCATTACGCAGAAGGGCTGCAGAAACTGGCTGATAACGGGGAGTACATCGGCAGTCTGGACGGGCGATGGCAGTCACATGCCGCATCCGGCATCAATGATATGCTGCGAAAGTACGAGACCTTGAGCGTTGGGAGGGTGGACGAGCTGACTTGGAAGGACCAGTCGGCTGGCTTTGGGTTCTCGCCGTCACCGGCATGA
- a CDS encoding Zn(II)2Cys6 transcription factor (transcript_id=CADANIAT00000243), translating into MEKPKSIRIGSTKVRTGCITCKSRRIKCDEGKPTCRNCIRSKRSCTYANNHDGKPNLRIVVYTPRATFAATSAEKHSLDFFLAQMRTRFPIHFSQRVLQAAHREDVLAHAIIALGAMQQCFEYDDASAIGAWSPLATFSMQHYGRALRLLQERVNEAFILHPRTKGRGRAAGAETGAGAGAEPDLILISCIFFACFECLRGSTQAAIVHMRSGLNLLREYERDPRTGSIIPKRTMRSLFTRLDNQLIEMRGSSLSMASSDDNLEVVARDPLPEDDVHDSLNALWNHILHGMLDSARALAKGEAPSPSISTPQADVRENMKQLHHTFTRLCISSTSPSSPPPPEGVDYGQDPDILRIWFLLSPMLLTSNTWDPADAWGPHNDNFARIVAIAEAYLARCAAANPSRRRTFAFSLGIVPPLTLTATRSRDPRVQQKALYLLSICNRREGIWDSKVSVQFALKTIEMDQEVRDQPTEEQAATRLKNRAAAFDDILVDDDDERLVKHEPEEDDG; encoded by the exons ATGGAAAAGCCCAAGAGCATCCGCATCGGCTCAACAAAAGTACGCACTGGCTGCATTACCTGCAA ATCTCGGCGGATCAAATGCGACGAAGGCAAACCAACCTGCCGCAACTGTATCCGCTCCAAGCGCTCCTGCACCTACGCCAACAATCATGATGGCAAACCCAATCTGCGCATCGTGGTGTACACGCCGCGAGCGACATTCGCGGCCACCAGCGCCGAAAAACACagcctcgatttcttcttaGCCCAGATGCGCACTCGCTTTCCGATCCATTTTTCTCAGCGCGTTCTGCAGGCGGCGCATCGCGAGGATGTCCTTGCGCACGCGATCATTGCTCTCGGAGCGATGCAGCAGTGTTTCGAGTACGATGATGCTAGTGCGATCGGGGCTTGGAGTCCTTTGGCGACATTTTCGATGCAGCATTACGGCAGGGCATTACGGTTATTGCAGGAGCGTGTGAATGAGGCTTTCATTCTACACCCTCGTACAAAAGGACGGGGGAGAGCGGCTGGCGCTGAGACTGGAGCCGGGGCTGGTGCGGAGCCGGATTTGATTCTCATCTCATGCATTTTTTTTGCCTGCTTCGAGTGTCTACGGGGCTCGACGCAGGCGGCTATTGTCCATATGCGCTCTGGGCTGAACCTGCTACGGGAGTACGAGCGGGACCCCAGAACAGGGTCAATAATCCCCAAACGCACGATGCGTTCGCTCTTCACACGCCTTGATAACCAGCTTATTGAGATGCGCGGAAGTAGTCTGAGCATGGCCTCGTCGGATGATAACCTCGAGGTCGTAGCGCGCGATCCTTTGCCAGAAGATGATGTGCATGATTCACTAAATGCCTTATGGAACCATATTTTACACGGAATGCTCGACTCGGCACGCGCCTTAGCGAAGGGGGAGGCGCCTAGCCCTTCCATCTCGACGCCCCAGGCGGATGTGCGGGAAAACATGAAGCAGCTCCATCATACCTTTACTCGTCTCTGCATCTCCTcaacatcaccatcatcaccgccGCCACCAGAGGGGGTCGACTACGGCCAAGACCCCGACATCCTCCGCATCTGGTTCCTGCTGTCACCTATGCTTTTGACAAGCAACACCTGGGACCCGGCGGATGCATGGGGCCCACACAACGACAACTTCGCGCGCAtcgtcgccatcgccgaaGCCTATCTCGCCCGATGTGCTGCAGCAAACCCATCCCGAAGACGGACTTTCGCATTTTCGCTGGGTATTGTTCCGCCTCTCACACTTACCGCGACACGATCGCGTGATCCGCGCGTACAGCAGAAAGCACTGTACTTGCTAAGCATATGTAATCGCCGCGAAGGGATCTGGGACTCCAAGGTCAGCGTACAGTTTGCGCTGAAGACGATTGAAATGGATCAGGAAGTGCGGGACCAACCGACTGAGGAGCAGGCGGCGACAAGACTGAAGAATCGGGCTGCCGCGtttgatgatatccttgttgacgatgacgatgagcgGTTAGTTAAGCATgagccggaggaggatgatggataG
- a CDS encoding uncharacterized protein (transcript_id=CADANIAT00000244) → MPIAVQDPTPATPTTVPGKADAKSHPQPTHPGLLHVQRSAQAFGSSAISEVSLPAGALFAKITTATPATKAYTSVQVSRDAHIELNSDLVYCNHSCDPTLNFDMGKMEVRVVDNRPLKKGDQLTFFYPSSEWEMDQPFQCTCGAGEKCKGFIKGAKGLGRDGLKGYWLNAHIEELVQEEEQKKNADGQ, encoded by the coding sequence ATGCCTATTGCCGTGCAAGACCCAACACCAGCCACCCCCACCACCGTTCCCGGGAAAGCGGACGCCAAATCCCACCCCCAGCCCACACACCCGGGCCTCCTCCACGTCCAGCGCAGCGCGCAGGCGTTTGGCTCGTCGGCAATCAGCGAGGTCTCGCTGCCAGCGGGCGCGCTGTTCGCCAAAATCACCACTGCCACTCCGGCTACCAAAGCGTACACATCCGTCCAAGTGTCGCGCGATGCGCACATCGAGCTCAATTCCGACCTCGTCTACTGCAACCACTCCTGCGACCCGACGCTCAATTTCGACATGGGAAAGATGGAAGTCCGCGTCGTGGACAACCGTCCTCTGAAGAAGGGCGATCAGTTGACGTTCTTCTACCCGAGCTCTGAATGGGAGATGGACCAGCCGTTCCAGTGTACCTGCGGGGCGGGCGAGAAATGTAAAGGGTTTATCAAGGGAGCGAAGGGGCTGGGGAGAGACGGACTCAAGGGGTACTGGTTGAACGCTCAcattgaagagctcgtccaggaggaggagcagaaaaAGAACGCGGACGGACAGTGA
- a CDS encoding D-2-hydroxyacid dehydrogenase family protein (transcript_id=CADANIAT00000245), with protein sequence MALPKLAILDDYQGIAGPHFAHLENRVAITHFPQTLDPRNAAQQSELVNRLRDYEIILAMRERTPLSRETLSQLPNLKLLLTTGTRNRAIDTAYCAERGIPVAGTETRGPGVHSTVQHTWALILALARHVARDDAALKSDRDYWQGSLGMTLSGKTLGLVGLGKLGSAVGRIAIVAFGMKVIAWSANLTQEKADEQAEAAGLEKGSFVCVEDKQEFFARADVVSVHYVLSERSRGVVGTPELRRMKKHALLVNTSRGPLIDQAALLDCVEHGGIGGVALDVFETEPLPADSVWRGRQWGTDGRSEVLLTPHMGYGDEQIHGWYDEVAANLQRWLDGEDLKTLL encoded by the coding sequence ATGGCTCTCCCCAAACTCGCCATTCTCGACGACTACCAAGGCATCGCGGGCCCGCACTTCGCCCACCTCGAAAACAGAGTCGCGATCACACACTTCCCGCAGACCCTCGACCCTCGCAATGCAGCCCAGCAGTCTGAATTGGTGAACCGACTCCGCGATTACGAGATCATCCTCGCTATGCGCGAACGAACGCCCCTCAGCAGAGAGACGCTCTCGCAGCTCCCGAATCTGAAACTGCTTCTCACTACAGGCACGCGGAACCGCGCCATCGATACTGCCTACTGCGCCGAGCGGGGTATTCCTGTCGCGGGCACCGAAACGCGCGGGCCCGGCGTGCACTCTACGGTTCAGCATACATGGGCTCTGATCCTGGCGCTCGCGCGCCACGTCGCGAGAGATGATGCGGCGCTGAAGAGCGATCGAGACTACTGGCAGGGATCGCTGGGAATGACGTTATCGGGGAAAACGCTGGGTCTAGTGGGGTTGGGAAAGCTGGGCTCGGCCGTTGGACGCATTGCGATCGTGGCATTTGGTATGAAAGTGATTGCATGGTCGGCGAACCTGACCCAGGAGAAGGCCGACGAGCAGGCAGAGGCTGCCGGGCTCGAGAAAGGCAGTTTTGTCTGCGTTGAAGACAAGCAGGAGTTTTTCGCACGGGCGGATGTGGTGAGTGTGCATTATGTGCTGTCGGAGCGGAGCCGGGGCGTCGTCGGGACGCCCGAGCTACggcggatgaagaagcatgcCTTGCTGGTCAATACCAGCCGCGGGCCGCTGATCGATCAGGCCGCGCTGCTGGACTGCGTCGAACACGGCGGGATTGGAGGCGTTGCATTGGACGTCTTCGAGACGGAGCCGCTTCCGGCGGACAGCGTATGGCGGGGGAGACAGTGGGGGACCGACGGACGGAGCGAAGTGCTCCTGACGCCGCATATGGGATACGGTGACGAGCAGATTCACGGGTGGTATGACGAGGTCGCTGCGAACCTGCAGCGGTGGCTGGATGGGGAGGATCTTAAGACTCTGCTGTAA